Proteins encoded within one genomic window of Panicum virgatum strain AP13 chromosome 1N, P.virgatum_v5, whole genome shotgun sequence:
- the LOC120656024 gene encoding probable serine/threonine-protein kinase At1g01540: MSDSELSRSTVVFGLRMWVLVGIGVGAAFVLLLVLISVLCLLAFRRRRRRQRPTNHAQQLPTTAPPKSPANVKAPKDIQEVPSHAAPAKAPLAQVLQLPTPQVSEHIVTGKEHRITNPEQRQQHPSQRRDGPSPHGSDESRGGRGGAAGHAPLAVPEVSHLGWGHWYTLKELETATGMFADENVIGEGGYGIVYHGVLENGTHVAVKNLLNNRGQAEKEFKVEVEAIGRVRHKNLVRLLGYCAEGNQRMLVYEYVDNGNLEQWLHGDVGPVSPLTWENRMKIILGTAKGLMYLHEGLEPKVVHRDVKSSNILLDKHWNAKLSDFGLAKLLGSERSYVTTRVMGTFGYVAPEYAGTGMLNETSDIYSFGILIMEIISGRVPVDYNRPPGEVNLVDWLKTMVSNRNSDGVVDPKIPQKPSSRAVKKALLVALRCVDPDARKRPRIGHVIHMLEVDDFPYREDRRGSRAPGQARAPEKTAGGSSRPETDSSANGGTQAEPFRWRNPDA; encoded by the exons ATGTCGGACTCGGAGCTATCCCGCAGCACGGTGGTGTTCGGGCTCCGCATGTGGGTGCTCGTCGGCatcggcgtcggcgccgcctTCGTGCTCCTGCTCGTCCTCATCTCCGTCCTTTGCCTCCTCGccttccgccgccggcggcggcggcagcggccgacCAACCACGCCCAGCAGCTCCCCACCACCGCCCCTCCCAAGAGCCCCGCGAATGTCAAGGCGCCCAAGGACATCCAAGAAGTCCCCTCCCACGCCGCCCCGGCGAAGGCGCCGCTCGCGCAGGTGCTCCAGCTCCCCACGCCACAGGTCTCCGAGCATATCGTGACCGGCAAGGAGCACCGCATCACGAACCCGGAGCAACGGCAGCAGCACCCCAGCCAAAGGCGCGACGGGCCTTCGCCGCACGGCAGCGACGAGAGCCGAGGCGGGCGAGGTGGCGCTGCGGGCCACGCGCCACTGGCGGTGCCGGAGGTGTCCCATCTCGGGTGGGGCCACTGGTACACGCTCAAGGAGCTGGAGACGGCGACCGGGATGTTCGCCGACGAGAACGTGATCGGCGAGGGCGGGTATGGGATCGTGTACCATGGCGTGCTCGAGAACGGCACGCATGTCGCCGTCAAGAACTTGCTCAACAACAG GGGTCAGGCAGAAAAGGAATTCAAGGTTGAGGTTGAAGCGATTGGGCGTGTGCGGCACAAGAACCTTGTGCGCCTTCTAGGATACTGTGCTGAGGGTAATCAGAG GATGCTTGTTTATGAGTATGTCGATAATGGGAACTTGGAGCAGTGGCTGCACGGAGATGTTGGACCCGTAAGCCCTCTTACATGGGAGAACAGGATGAAGATCATACTGGGAACAGCAAAAGG GTTAATGTATTTGCATGAGGGACTTGAACCAAAAGTGGTTCACCGTGATGTCAAGTCAAGCAACATCCTTCTGGACAAGCACTGGAATGCTAAGCTCTCAGATTTCGGACTCGCAAAGCTTCTTGGTTCAGAAAGGAGTTATGTTACTACACGAGTTATGGGAACTTTCGG GTACGTTGCTCCAGAGTACGCAGGGACTGGAATGTTGAATGAAACGAGTGATATATATAGTTTTGGAATTCTCATTATGGAAATAATATCGGGTAGGGTACCAGTGGATTATAACAGGCCACCAGGAGAG GTTAATTTAGTTGATTGGCTTAAGACAATGGTAAGCAACCGAAATTCTGATGGCGTTGTGGACCCAAAGATACCCCAGAAGCCTAGTTCTAGGGCAGTGAAGAAGGCTTTGCTAGTGGCATTGCGATGTGTAGATCCTGATGCTCGGAAGAGGCCAAGAATTGGGCATGTCATTCACATGCTTGAGGTTGATGATTTCCCATACAGAGAA GATCGCCGGGGTAGCAGAGCACCAGGGCAAGCAAGAGCACCAGAGAAAACGGCTGGTGGATCAAGTCGCCCTGAGACTGACAGCAGTGCAAATGGTGGCACACAAGCCGAACCCTTTAGATGGAGAAACCCAGATGCTTAG